Proteins encoded in a region of the Prunus persica cultivar Lovell chromosome G4, Prunus_persica_NCBIv2, whole genome shotgun sequence genome:
- the LOC18779444 gene encoding proteasome subunit beta type-4, which yields MESNQAKPGLLCNPEASQRTLYPYVTGTSVVALKYKDGILMAADMGGSYGSTLRYKSVERMKPIGKHSLLGASGEISDFQELLRYLDELILYDNMWDDGNSLGPKEVHNYLTRVMYNRRNKFNPLWNSLVLGGVKKGQKYLGMVSMIGVNFEDNHVATGFGNHLARPILRDEWHENLTFEEGVKLLEKCMRVLLYRDRSAVNKLQISKITEEGVTISQPYSLKTFWGFSAFENPTLGAEGSW from the exons ATGGAGTCGAACCAAGCCAAACCCGGCCTACTGTGCAACCCTGAAGCCTCTCAGAGAACGCT gtACCCATATGTAACTGGTACATCTGTGGTGGCTTTGAAATACAAAGATGGAATTTTGATGGCTGCTGATATGGGAG GTTCTTATGGGTCTACCTTGCGATACAAGAGTGTGGAACGAATGAAGCCTATTGGAAAGCATTCTCTTCTTGGTGCAAGTGGAGAAATAAGTGACTTTCAAGAGCTATTACGTTATCTTGATGAGCTCAT CCTATATGACAACATGTGGGATGATGGCAACTCTTTGGGACCTAAAGAGGTCCACAACTATTTGACCCGGGTGATGTACAATAGGCGTAACAAGTTCAATCCGCTGTGGAACTCTCTTGTCCTTGGTGGAGTGAAAAAAGGACAGAAGTACCTTGGCATG GTTAGCATGATAGGTGTAAATTTTGAGGACAATCATGTAGCTACAGGATTTGGAAATCACCTTGCACGGCCTATTCTTCGTGATGAATGGCATGAGAACTTGACTTTTGAAGAGGGTGTAAAGCTACTGGAGAAATGCATGCGTGTCCTCCTCTATCGTGATCGGTCTGCTGTCAACAAGCTTCAG ATTTCCAAAATCACTGAAGAAGGTGTAACCATCTCTCAGCCCTACTCTTTGAAGACTTTCTGGGGTTTCTCTGCTTTTGAAAATCCAACATTGGGTGCTGAAGGATCATGGTAG